The Callospermophilus lateralis isolate mCalLat2 chromosome X, mCalLat2.hap1, whole genome shotgun sequence genome contains the following window.
gtgcccctgagttcaatccctggtaccccaccaaaaaaaaaaaaaaaaaaaaaacccaaacaacaaacTACCCATGTCACCTGCTTCCTTACTCCCTGAGTTCCCACCACTAGAAGTGCACACCTTTAGGGAACTGGGGCTGTCTTTAGAGTATTGGCTTTTATCAATTGTTCATACTTTATTAAAAGGGAATTAATATATACCCTTTAATTGTTACTAAGTATCACAAAGCACAGTTTCAAAATTCTACAGAGAGCCAACCCTGCTGTGTGAAAGCAGATGTTCTAACATGGTGAATACAATGTAACATTAGAGTTTGTCTTCAGGCTCAACTTGGACAGAACAttgccattcattcattcattcattcattcattcattcattcaataactgGATGGAAGGACAGAAGAATACTCCTTTTGGTGACCACATCTCAAACCAAACTGAGTTGTGAAGCTGCCCCCCTGTTCCCCACCCATCCTTGTACTCCTTTTTCTGTACTTGTAGCCCTGTGTCTTCTTTTTCTGCCATGGAGATCAGTTCCAATTCACCATTTCTGCTAAGTTAGAAGTGGGCAACATACCAATAGAAGACGATTGCCATAGTTTTTGCAGTTATATAGTGAATACTCTCTTTATTCAGAAGAATACATTTTAATAGAATTCCATGCACCAGTGAATCAGTACAGTGAGGAGTTATAGGGGTAAGGAACCTCTCTTTGGGAAACATCTCATCCTGGTAGAGCTTGCAACTCCCAGAATCCCCTTCACCCAGCTCAGGTGATTAGAGGTCAAGGAGCAGTAGATAGGGTTGACACTCAGGGTAATCAGCTGGATTTCCAGGTCTCTGAGGGTAAAGGAAAGAAGAGGAAAGCTCTTGTAAAGGGGATTATTATATTGGGACTGGCAGTTCCACTGAGATTCCCTGAGAGGTTGAGGAGGGAGAGTTAGTAGTGGTGTCTGCTTCTCCTTCTTGGTTACACTCTTCAAGGACTATAGTCTGATCTCTTCCATCTGTCTCCGAGCCCCTGTGTAAAGAAAACAACATGAGCAAGGAAAGATTCAGAACAATGAGCCTGAAACCAAGTCACATAGTACAGCTCAGATCCTGGAGGAGTATTTGGATCATTGTCGAGCAGCTCTCAGCATCCAGAAGGAGCCTGAGATGAGCACTTACCTGGTTCGGAGTCGAGGCCACTTTTTCCACTCTATGGCTAGCACCACCCCCAAGGCTACCACAACCACCACAATCAGGCTACTTCGGACAATGTTACCCACGGTGCATTCTTGAGCAGCAGGCCCTGGTGTATATAAAAGAGCAGAATCAAAGGCCATGGAGGTTAGCAAGTGTAGTTCCCCCTGGATCTCCTGCTACCCCCTCACTCTAGCCTCCTCCAGAGCCACGTGGGAAGGGTGGGCAGAAGGGGTGATCAGTGGTGGCACATATGCCACTAAGGAAGATACCTCTCCTTTCCTGGTGGGTAAGAGGCCTTGAAGGAGTCCTGAACTGATATCTCACCTCATCACCATCCTTAGGAGAAAGATGACATTTGAGGTTTCCAAATCTCAAGTCCCTCCTCTCTCCTGATTTGGATTGTCTTTAGAGGGGCTGTCCCTGAGATCTCAGTGTGTCAGGCCAGGACCCTTAGAGAGGGATTATGCACTCACCTGCTGCTCCCACCAGCTCCAGGGAATCACTAGGCTCAGACCAGATATCAGGGAAGGCCTGGAGGCGGTAGCTGCAGCTATAGTTCCCAATGCCTTTTCCTTCCATGTTGTTGATGATAAAGTCACCATCCTCTGAGAATTGCTGAGGTGCTTCCTCTCCCTCTTGTTCTAGGACAAATTCGACACCTGGCAGGGGGCCTCGGCACTGAAGGGTGATGTCCTTCCCtagctggaacacagtgctgggccAGGCTGCCAGAGAGGGTTTAGGAGGTTTATCTGCGACCAAAAAGAACACAGAATTCAGAGAATTGATCCCGAACTCAGCTCGACCCTCTGTGAACTGCTAAAGCTACACAATCTAACAGCTTGCTTAAGTATCCAGGACCTTACCGGTCACCCAGATCTCCAGGGAGTCACTGTGATTTGAAGCAGCGAGGGGAGCAGAGTCCAAATAATAAACACAGCTATAGATCCCAGAATCTTCACCTCTCACCACGGGCATCCAGAAATCAGCCCTGTACCCATTTAGCCTCTGTTGCTCTAAGGGTTCTTGAGACCCTTCCTTCAGTAGGACAAATGTTGAGTCTGGCAGTTCCCCTTGACATTGAAGAGTGATATTTTCTCCGGGGGCCACCATGGGACCAGGCTGGACTAAGAGGCTGGGTTTGGGGAGCAAGCCTGGAAAAGATTAATGCTTGGTCAGAGACAAGAGGACACTATCCAGTGCATCACCCCTGGATTCTCTGATAAAAAGGAAAGATTATTGCTTGCCTTTCCTCCAGCTCTTTGAAAACCATCTCCCATGAACCAGTATATTCCTTCCTGTTTACACTCCCCTGCATGTTTCAGAGCACCATCCCATACCTGTGACTATGAGTTCCAGGGTGTTGCTAGGCTGTATCTTGATAGAGCTAGTCCAGTCAGGGTGGTAGTAGCAGCTGTAACGCCCTAGGCTAGCACCAGATATATTGGTGATGGGAAATGCCCCATCGTTACTGGTGGATCCCCAGAGCTGCATTGAAGTGGGTCCAACTTCTTTGTGCAGAATGTACCCTACTCCATGGACAGGACCTTGGCACCAGAGAGTAACATTCTGCCCAATGGCGACCACAGAACTGGGCACAGCAAACAGCCATGGTTTGGGGAATGTGTCTAGAAAGAGAATAAAGGTGGATTGAGTGAGTATGGCAACTTGTCCCTCCCTGAATTAACCCTTTATCTTTTTCCTGGATATAGTTGTTCCCCTTAAGGCTTAGTCTAACCTTTCAGGAAGGAGTACCCTCTTTAACTTGTGCTCTAATTATCTATATCCCAGTCCCATATCTTGTTTGTCCTTACCAGTCACCCAGATCATAAGAGGCATACTGAGATATGAGCCCCTGTTGGACATGGTTGTCTCATAGTAAATACAGCTGTAGTTTCCAGAGTCCTCTGTGCTGACAGTGTGGAGGAGGAAATCAGCTGAGTTCCCAGAGGCACTCTGGAACTGTATGGGAGCCTGGGTTCCCTCCTGCAAAAGGGCAAACCTCATGCCCTGGAAAATCCCTTGGCAGCGCAAGGTCACATTCTTCCCGGGAAGCACCACAGGTCCTGGCTGTGCCAGGAGAGTGGGTTTGGGGTAGAATTCTGAAATTAAAGAGATCACAACGTGAGAGAAGCCCACCCACTGTGTTGTGAAAATATCCTTTATAGTGTTATCATAAGAAACAATGTTACCTAATGAAGAAAACACAATTCTACCAACTCAaagataattatttatatattttccatttattttttctagataTGCCAATGTCCATGTAGCTATAAGTATTTACATAAATGGGATTCCACTGTCTTCACAGTTGGTTATTCtgatatttttcatttaattttatattgtaAACATTTTCCTATGACGTTAAACAGCCTTTGAAAACTATCATTTGCAATGGCTGCCTAACATGCAGCTGACGTTTCAAGGTCTTCTGTTCTCTTAAGGCCATCCAGCCCACCAATCTCTGACAAGCCCAGCTAAAGAAAAAGTGGACATTGAACCTAATGCTCAAGGCCAAGCCACAAAAAGATTTTAGAAATAGGACAACTTGAGCTTGGCTCTAGGATTGAACATCCCCATCTGCCTCACTTCTTTCCTCAGAAGTGAATTATTTGCCTCTCCCCTCTCCTTTGTCTCTCCTTCCTGTAATAACATGAGCAGCTGTCCCACATGGACTGTTCACCATGTGCCAGGCGCTGTCCTAAGCACTTAGTGTCTTTTAGAAGGAACATTTCTTCCTCTCCCACTGACAGGCCTTCCACTTCACTGTCCTAGGATGAGCACCACATCCACCAGGATTTCCCCCTTCCTAACCTGTCACCACCAGCTCCACAGGGTCACTAGGCTCAGACCAAATAGCAAAGTCATAATAGCGGCAACTGTAGTTCCCTCCATCACCAATGCCCACTGAATTGATCACAAAGTTAGCTGTATTGGCCCCTGGATTTGCCCAAGACCGGTCACTGGCTGCTATTTCATTGCCATCTTTGTAAAGAATAAAGGTCATGTGCTGGTGAGGGGTGGAGCAGTTGAAAGTCACTCGGGCACCAGGGGTGACCACAGGGCTGGTCAATGTCTTGAAGAAGGGCTTGGAGTACATTtctagaaaacacacacacacacacacaaataacacaaaactgaattaagaaaaaaagcaaatattgGTTCTAGGAAGCTGCTCTGTTTTCAATTATGTGTTAATTCAGAAATAGGTGCATTTAAAAATCTTACATAGGCGAGTGCAGTGGTAAACACCTGTTATctcaggaggttaaggcaggaggatggaaagtttgaggccaaccccagcaacttagcaaggccttgatcaacttagcaagactctgtctcaaattttttaaattatatgtatATGAAGGGCTGGGAGTGTGTGGCTTAGTGggaaagtgcccttgggttcagtccctagtatccCTAATACCCGCCCCCCCCCAAATATTACTCAGGGATCCATCACCCCTGTGTCTCATTGCCTCCATATGAGTCCTCACTGTCAATGGGACAGGCAATGGACACTAGTGAAAAGTGCGAATTTTCACTGGGGCTTTGCtggttctctgagcctcagtttgccTATTTGGACCAGAGGGGGAAATAGTAGCTGCTCCACCTCCCTTGAAGATTTGTTCTACAGTTAAATGAGATAATTGATgggaaaataattagaaaaattaaatcaCCCTCCACAAACCCAAGCTATTAATAACGATTATGGCTATTAATATCATGCAGCCAGAGGCCCTGGCACTCCCAGCGCCACGCCTGCCTAGCTCTAAGATTGGACACAGGCTCCTGGGACCAGCAGGAAAGTTTGCCCTGGGGAGAGGCTttgcctccccctcctccctcacaCACCCTTTTCAGCTCTACCTTTTATGACAAGCTCCAGGGGCTCACTGGGCTCAGACCACTTAAAGGGGCGCTTTTCAGTGTGCATTCGGCAGCTATAATTGCCTTCGTCTTTATCCTCCATTCTTTGGATTGTAAAGAAGGCTTCTCTCCCAACGGCACCAAGTTGCTGGACAGGTTCCTGTTCTCCCTCCTTATACAGAGCAAAACTCATGCCTTCCAGCCATCCTTTGCATCGGATTTGCAGTTCCCGGCCCCGAACTGGGGGAGCAGCAGAAATGACAGGTTTGGGGAGGATGTCTGGAAAACAAAATAGAGTGGGAAAGGAGTCAGAAGTTTGGAAGTGCTCAGATGGGACACTCAGAGTCACTTTGTCAGCAAAAAAGAAATCCATCCTGGGCTGGCCCTAGGCTCTTCCTGTCAGGCTCCTCTCACTCTcttccccgcccctcccccatcccagggcccctcctctcctccctgcaGCACAAGAGTCCCAGGGTCACTGGGGATCACTCCAGGGGGATCCTTTGCCTTTTCTTACCTGTTCCCACCAGTTCAAGCGCCTCACTAGGCTCCGACACAGCCATTTCCTCCCATGAATGGCAGTGGTAACTCCCGGTGTGGCTCTGGGTCAGGGCGCCAAGGGGGAAAGCAGCCCGGACCTGCTCTGAGGCCGGGCGAGTTGCAATCCACCCAGTCCCGTCCTTCAGTAACACAAACTCCTTAGTTGAGCCAGAAGGGCTTCTGCACCAGAGGGTTAAGTTCTTCCACGGGGCCAGAGGGAAGTTTGTCTCTGCCCACAGCTCAGGCTTAGGGGTTGGCATGATTATTTCTAGAAACAGCAGAGTTAATGAAGccatcctccctccttcctttccttgcCCTTGAACCCCCTGCCCAGATCACACTGCCCACCTCCCCTTTCAACCCCAAACAgaatcctttccttccttccttccttccttcctttcttcctcaggTGCTGGGGAAGGGGGAATCTGATGTGTCAGCGGAGCCTCAGAAAAGTGCAGAAGCTTGGGGGAAATTTTGCAGGCAGAAAGGCAGAATTGGAGGCTGAATTTTGCCAGCAGCTTTTAGCAAGTGCCCCTTCCTGGCTGTCCTTCCCTCCCAACCAGTCACTCCCTGGCCACTGACACTGACACTCTGTAGTTATTTCGGATCTCCAGAGAGGAATGTCCCAGTCTGGAGCAGGAAAAACTCACCAGTCTCTTCTGTCAATACCCCATTGCACAGTCCTGCAAAAGAAACTGCTGCCAGGGCTCTGCCCCCTCCTCCACAGGACTTCACCCCGGCCTTCTGCCCAGGCCCCTTCCCCACCCCCTTGTACTCACCACAGCAGAGAAGGGCCGTGATTATGAAGAGCATGGTGACCCCTTGAGCTGTTCCCAGCAACCAGGCTTCTCTAGCGAGACCAGAAAAGAGATGagaggagttgctgggattagggGGAGGGCGGAGAGAAGGGGGCGGCAATTTATGTCATTGGCTTGCTCACTACCCAATGGGGATTGGGTAAGGTCAGGATAATGGGATATAATCTTTTCTGACATCGATGACTTTTCTTTTGGAGGGCCTAACTACCTACAAACCCCTTGCTCTTTCATGACCCAGATGCCCCCCTGCCCCTTTCCCTCACCCCAGCCTATATCATATGTCAGCTCCCCATGGCCTCTGATCAGACTGTTGCTGGAATTGAGATATCAAATGGGAAAATGCTTTTGTACCTGTAGTTCTCAGAACTCCTGCAGCTCAGTGTGATCGGCAGCTCTGGGTGGTGGGTGTGGGGTGGAGGGAGAGACCTTGAGTATTTCTGTGTCATCAAGTTTAAGTTTGGCAGCAGTTGTTATTATGGCAGTATTGGTCCTCAGACCGACCTGCCTCACCTGCCTTTGTTATGGAAGGGTTGCCTAGGCAGCCGCGATGAATTACCAGAAGACTGTCAGTGCTGAGCTAAGCTCGTCAGAGAGTGggattcccctccccctcccataTTATGACAGTGCAGCAGTGTTGGAGTATGGGTCCTGTAGAATTACATGATATTAACCCAAAATCCATTTGACACTTTCTATTTAGAAAACACTGATGCCCCCAGCTCCTTCCTGGTGAGGAAAACATGCTTTTGTAGGTGTTTTCTCTGAAATAAGATTTCTGATCTTATTCTTTGATTCAATGCTCCTGGACTGGGGTCAGGGCACATGAAGGTACATTTTTTTCTAACTCCTGGCTTGGGGGTTATCTTTATGTGCATGAGACTCAGGACAGAATCTGAGACAAAGGAGAGTTGAACCTCACTGAAACTTTTGGAAAACTCAAAGAGTGGTGGTTTTTGCAGAAGCCTTTGGTGTCGCCCCCTCTTGGTACCCAAACATTCTACCCCGCAGATCCCAGcggaaaacacagacacacataatCATAGTCATcatccattgtgtattgaatactCCCAGACACACAAAGGTCTATGATCACAGTGGCAGAGGGGTACAGCCAGAAGCagagggaagaggaagagagCAAAGCATTCAGGAGGTGACGCCCCCACTGGTCTGGAGCTGTCATTTCTCTTCTCGTTCTCAAGCGGAGTAGCCAGAGACAAGCCACAGGGATCAAGGAGAGAGGTGAATAGCCCAGAGGACACCGAAGGATCAAAGGAAGTAGCAGGAGAATCTTTTGGCTTGTCATTTTGAGGGTCAGATGAGACAGTCTGACTCCCTGGCTCCATCCATTGCCTCATCAGATGCCTATTCAGGTTAAGACTGTATTCCCAGGATGCTCTGCACAGGTGTTTGGAGGCCAGAGTGGCAGAGAGACAGGTTTCTAAGGCAACTAGGATGGGCCGCAAGGCTCTTTAGCCCTTGAGAGTTAGGGGTAAGGGTGCAGAGTTGAGGTGGGAGTGGATAAGAACTTGGGAGACAGGCAGCATGGCTTGTTATTAAGAGAAAAAGTTCAGATCAAGTTAAAGAGAGAAACATTAATCATGcagagggacagagtggtttgggGGTTTGGTCACTCTCAGAAGGGGTAGGGTTAGTGAATGTGGTTCTGATAGCTTCTCCAGCCTCTGAGAATTATGCATTTCTCCACCCTCTGGCTTGGGCGATGACCCCTCTGTGAGGTGAAAGAGAAACAGCTGGAGTGAGAAGGTCTTGTTTCCTAAACCCAGAAGATGGCGGGGGATACATAAGGTGTGCTACTGTGCCTTGTTTCAAATAGGGTGTAACCAGTTTCTGATACTTGGGGAGCTTGGACTGAACTTGGGCAGGAAACAGGGTCTGGGGCCAGACAGTTACCTGATTCTGAGTCTCCGACACTTCCACCTTATCCACAGTACTACCACCAGCAAGGCGACAAGCTGCACAATTAGGGACAACCTGATAGCTTCATTCAGAACGTAATTCCAGGTGAGAAAGCCTGTGACCAGAGAAAGCCAGAAGCAGGGGCCTTGATGGAGACAGGGACAGGTACATGAATATATTCACGGGGGGAATGGGGAGCCGATTACTGAGAGTGCTTTTGTGGGGGAAGGTCAGGAAAAAGTGAACTTCTTTTTCATGGGAACTTTGGAAGTTCGTGCTCTCTGCCTTTGAATGATTGTTAGACCACCCCCAGGGGAAGGGTGCCCAAATCCATGGGCCCTGACTTCAAAGTTCCCGAGTCCCCTTTCCATATCTTTCTGGGCACTGCTCTGAGATCCCAGAAGTATGAAGGGGCGTTCCTGTGAATAGTTATCCTCTCACCTGCTGGCCCCATCAGCTTCAGAGGCTCACTACGATGAGACCAGATGTTAGGGTGTGCCTCTACACGATAGCTGCAACTGTAGGTGCCTATGCCTTTCCCTTCAACATTAGTAATGATGAAGTCACCATCCGCTGAGAATTTttggaatttttctttttcttcccattCCAGAGAAAATTCAAGTACCGGATGAGATACTCGGCACTGAAGGGTGATGGCCTTGCCTAGCTTGAACACAGTGCTGGGCCAAGCTGATAAGGTAGGTTTAGGGGGCTTATCTGAAACCAATCCAGAGATGAGAGTTAGAAGTAACCTTGCACTCAACACCCTCTTCCCCACCAGAAGTTTATAAGCTCCCCATTTGATTATCTCTTCCTTTTCATTTCCACTTGATCAGTGGCTTCAAAATTTGACCATGTACTAGAATTCTTATGCTATCACCTGGGTGCTCTAAAACTCATGGTTTCTATCTTCAATGAGGAAGAAGTCATATCTGTAAGCTTCTTCTGGACTAAAGGACAATACTTTTTTCCTGGGGTTGCAGTGGGGTTGGGCCATGTTGAGAGGTTAGGGCTTAAGGAACAAACCTGGGAGAGAAGGCCCCTAAAGGATTTGGAGAAAGTTCTACACCACCCTCATAATGTGTTTATCCTTGGCTCATAGCTCCAGGAGAGTGCAAAGGGCCACTAGCTCCTTCTTAGAACACTGTAATGGTGATAGAAACAAATAGGTTGGTGATAAAAACAGTTGTTAGCACTTGCCTACAACCACAAGCTCCACAGAGTTGTGTGTTGCCATTCTAATCGAGGTCTTCCAGGGGAGGAGATAGTGGCAGCTATAGATGCCACTATCACTGTAGGTCACATTGTTCAGGAAGAATGATTTAGTATCATTGATGCTGGTGGCATCCAATAACTGAAGAGGTTTGTCTTCTCCTTTCTTAAAGAGTGCAAGCCCCACTCCATCCACTTGTCCTTGACAGCGCAGGCTCACATTCTGACCCATTTGGACCACAGGACTGGGCTGAGCAAGTAGCCGGGTCTTGGGGAAAGAGTCTAGgacaaaatgtaaatataaagaACTGTACAGTCTAACTCCCCCCACCCCGAGTTTACCCTTGGTAAATACTGACCCAAGCCCAGTTACACAAATACTCCTCTTTTCACCACTGTTAGCCCTAGCTGCATGACTAGGCTCTCCAGGGGGCCTAGAAGAAGTTTTATATCCTTAGCCCCTATCATAAGTTCCATAGCATACCCCTCTCTTACCAGTCACCCAGATTTTCAGGATATCACTAAGGAGTGAACCCCTGTATGACCCATCATAGTAAAAACAGAGGTAATGTCCAGAATCTTGGCTCTTCAGGGACTGGAAGAAGAAGTGTGCCTCGTTTTTTATTGGCTTCTTATGGTAAAAGGACTTCTCCAAGTCTTCTAGCttcattaaagcaaaggtcatgcCATAGATTGGCCCTTGGCACCTGAGATTCAGGCTTTCCCCAGGTGCCATCATGGGCCCTGGATAGGCTGTCAGAGTTGGTTTGGGGTAGAGTCCTAAAAAGGGAAGAGACCCTGAAGTTAGAAGTAGGATGATTCTTCcctaatctatttttattttcctagttTCTTTGGATAATAAATGGTAGCTGAAATTTgtccttttctccctttcttccttggaTCTCTGCTTCCTCTAGGCCACAGTCAGGGTAGGTTCACCCACGCCCCTTCCCTCTCACAAGACTATCAGCTCCACTGAGCTCTGATCTTGTGTAGGTGTGTGTCTCAGTGCAATATCTACATCCATAATTCCTTGCATCTTCAGGTACCTGAAATGACAAATGTAGCTCTTCCAACCACCTGCAAAACCAAACCTCTGAAAATTACTGATTCCATCTTTGTAGAGCATGAATATAGAATAATATTAAGGAGAGCTTTTGAACACACTAAGCCCACTTAAGATCCTACTTCCAACATAGGTTTGGAGGAGGTGGATAAGGAGGGTTTAGTCAGTAAGTCTGCAAACCAACAAAATCTCTGTTAATGGAGTCCCACCCCCATTTCCATGAATTCCTCTTCCAAAATGATTGAACTATAAAAGATCAAATTTCACTCCCATACCACCCCATACCCCATCCCAATCCCAGGTACACCCACTTAAATGGATCAGCTTTGTCATACTTTCATGGAGCATTTAAGAGGTGTCAGGTATCAGATAATTCTAGGAGTACAAGGGTTAAGAAGGCACCATCACTACTAGCAAAAAGTTCATGGACTAGTGGGGATACTAGTGGAGGATTCTGGTGAACAGGTAACTACAGTAGTGTGTGTTAGTGGAATCTGTGCTGGAAGGGCTTGTGTACAACAAACATCCATACACACAGTTCAAACAGACAGTCCTTTGTTCTTTGATCCTCAATAAAAAGCTATACTAATATAATGGTAATATCTACCATTTATTGAGAACTCATATGCCAGGCACTGTACAAATATTATACTTAGGCAaatcctcacaacaaccctgTGAGGTAGGCATTATTCTTATATCAATTTTGCAgattaggaaactgaggcacagagaggcatCATACAATAGGTCGGATAGATATTGCTATCTAATTTTAAAGTGGAGGAAACCAAAGCACAGAGAACTGAAGTGACTCACTCAAAATCACGCAGGGAGGCAGTGTCAGAGGTGAAACTAAGAATCAGGGTTATTACTTCTAAGTCCAGGGCACTTTGTGTAGCACCCACAGTTTTCCCCCAAGTCTATTTAGCTTGATGGAGGGGACTAAAGCAAAAGTGAACAATTCCATTTAAAAGCATCCAGGCCATTGGGGCTGGAATATGTGTCTGGCATTTGGATATGTGGGGAGCCCTCTTCTGTGTCTAGAACTTGGTGCCACCTTACTGGACCTATTGATATGGGGCCAAAATAATTTATCAAGCCATCTCTAAAATGCAATCTCTCACTTTTTTCACTTGTCTGGCTTGTTTTTAATCATCAACAAAGCAATTTGTTCTATTAACTACACTTAAAAATAACAATTgcagaaaagaatttaaaaatcaatttataaatttaaatttagatttaaaaattGGTTTATAAGACTGCAGCAGCAGTGCCTGGCAcgttaggtgctcaataaatactgaacaaataaatgaatgcatAATATTCAACAAGTAGAGAAAGTACAAAGCTATGATGAAAGTTTCTGGACAGTTGGCTGGGCTCACTCACTAGCCAAATAATTGGCTCCCATCCATCTGCCTTGCAGCATGTGTGATTCTAATTTACATTAAATCTTAGTAAAATGTCAGATGACTCTACCTCATGAACCTTGCAGGGTGTAGGAACTAGTTGAGGAAAGTAAAACCAGAAACCCTGGCTCAACCAGCCATAATCCCTGGGATAATAATTGTAAGATGCCAGCAGCCATGGCCACACCCACCTGCTACAACCAGCTTCAGGGGGTTGCTGGGCTCTGACCACAGAGTGGGGAGCATCTGGATGTGAGTGCGGCAGATGTAAACCCCTTCGTTCTCAGGTGTCATGTTGTCAATGGAGAATATGGCCATTGTCCCGGTTGGGACTTGGTAATCCACCGGCTCTGCGTATCCCTCTTTAAACAGCATGAACACCAAATCCTGCAGCCAGCCATGGCAGAGGATGTTAACGTTGCATCCAGGAAGAGGTGGGGTCTCAGCCTGGATCCAAAAGATGGGCTTAGGTAGCtggcctgaaagaaaaaaaatgaactggAATTAGGTAGAACAAGGATAGTGCTGCCTGGAGAGCTGCAGAGGacagctctactttaaataaggcTTCCCTGCATGATCCTTATTTGCTACTCCTCCTTCCCCcacttctgttccagagtctatACCCTCGCCGCCATGCATTGCCTAATACAGAGTAGGTACTTATTTACTAACTGTGGAATGCGTGCTTGCGTTCATTTGACATAAGTGAATGTATGAATTAAACAAACCCTGCCCTGGAAAATCAGGATCTGAATCCCAGGAGTTGGAGGTTATTCATGAGTATGTATCTCTGTCTTTTTTACCTGGTGCCTCTAGCTCTAGAACTTTACTGGGCTTTGACCAGCCTGTTTCCTTCCAGTAGCAGCACCTGTAAAGACCTGTATTGGACTCAGTAAGGGCACctaagaagaatgaaacttgaaaggtCTTGTAGGAAGGGCGGATCCAGGTCATCTGTGTCTTATCCTTCAGCAGCAGGAATTTGCTTGATATCCGAGAGGGGCTTCTGCACCAAAGTGTGATGTTCTCCCAAGGAGCCTGGGGGTAGTTGGACTCGATCCACAGCTCCGGTTGAGGTTCCATTCCTGTCATTCCCAAAGATCATAAAGATGTGAGCAGTCATCCCTCTTCATCCCATAAAGTACCCCCCAATGTAACTCAAAACTAGCTCCAAGCCAGATCCCTCcttttgcctttccttgggggcaGGAGTGTCTGCTTATGTGGGACCCCAGGATATTTGTTGAAGGAATCAAAAATGAGTTGGGGAGTACAGTGCTTTCCTTTGCATCTGAGATATTgctcttcatttttttccttgtggGAAACCAAGGCATAAAGGGAGAGGCTCTGATTCCCAAGCAGCTCATCTATCTTTGGGATCTCAAGGCAGTTATGTTCAGGGTCACGCAGGCAGGACAATGTCTTTGGATCCTATGGGAAAGAAGGGACCTGAGGGGTGGGATTCACTTACCTATCGGTGTCTTCCCTAGACTCAGCCCTAAAAAGAGAGATTATGATGAATTAGAGCCCCTCTGTCCCCACTCTTCCCTCCAAccttaaaattctctccctcccAGAGATACACGCTCACAGGGGTACCTATGACGAAGTCACTTGCCCCTCAACCCTTCCTTGTACTCACGAATGCA
Protein-coding sequences here:
- the Igsf1 gene encoding immunoglobulin superfamily member 1, which codes for MQDRPGEGATMLRTFLILLFCIRLSLGKTPIGMEPQPELWIESNYPQAPWENITLWCRSPSRISSKFLLLKDKTQMTWIRPSYKTFQVSFFLGALTESNTGLYRCCYWKETGWSKPSKVLELEAPGQLPKPIFWIQAETPPLPGCNVNILCHGWLQDLVFMLFKEGYAEPVDYQVPTGTMAIFSIDNMTPENEGVYICRTHIQMLPTLWSEPSNPLKLVVAGLYPKPTLTAYPGPMMAPGESLNLRCQGPIYGMTFALMKLEDLEKSFYHKKPIKNEAHFFFQSLKSQDSGHYLCFYYDGSYRGSLLSDILKIWVTDSFPKTRLLAQPSPVVQMGQNVSLRCQGQVDGVGLALFKKGEDKPLQLLDATSINDTKSFFLNNVTYSDSGIYSCHYLLPWKTSIRMATHNSVELVVVDKPPKPTLSAWPSTVFKLGKAITLQCRVSHPVLEFSLEWEEKEKFQKFSADGDFIITNVEGKGIGTYSCSYRVEAHPNIWSHRSEPLKLMGPAGFLTWNYVLNEAIRLSLIVQLVALLVVVLWIRWKCRRLRIREAWLLGTAQGVTMLFIITALLCCGLCNGVLTEETEIIMPTPKPELWAETNFPLAPWKNLTLWCRSPSGSTKEFVLLKDGTGWIATRPASEQVRAAFPLGALTQSHTGSYHCHSWEEMAVSEPSEALELVGTDILPKPVISAAPPVRGRELQIRCKGWLEGMSFALYKEGEQEPVQQLGAVGREAFFTIQRMEDKDEGNYSCRMHTEKRPFKWSEPSEPLELVIKEMYSKPFFKTLTSPVVTPGARVTFNCSTPHQHMTFILYKDGNEIAASDRSWANPGANTANFVINSVGIGDGGNYSCRYYDFAIWSEPSDPVELVVTEFYPKPTLLAQPGPVVLPGKNVTLRCQGIFQGMRFALLQEGTQAPIQFQSASGNSADFLLHTVSTEDSGNYSCIYYETTMSNRGSYLSMPLMIWVTDTFPKPWLFAVPSSVVAIGQNVTLWCQGPVHGVGYILHKEVGPTSMQLWGSTSNDGAFPITNISGASLGRYSCYYHPDWTSSIKIQPSNTLELIVTGLLPKPSLLVQPGPMVAPGENITLQCQGELPDSTFVLLKEGSQEPLEQQRLNGYRADFWMPVVRGEDSGIYSCVYYLDSAPLAASNHSDSLEIWVTDKPPKPSLAAWPSTVFQLGKDITLQCRGPLPGVEFVLEQEGEEAPQQFSEDGDFIINNMEGKGIGNYSCSYRLQAFPDIWSEPSDSLELVGAAGPAAQECTVGNIVRSSLIVVVVVALGVVLAIEWKKWPRLRTRGSETDGRDQTIVLEECNQEGEADTTTNSPSSTSQGISVELPVPI